A stretch of the Halomonas sp. BDJS001 genome encodes the following:
- a CDS encoding type II toxin-antitoxin system RelE/ParE family toxin: protein MLLVEWRPQARESLWAILDYLSQRNPYAAEALYQAIEEATEALPQHPYLYRPGRVAGTREAVCTPTILWFTA, encoded by the coding sequence ATGCTGCTAGTTGAGTGGCGCCCCCAAGCCCGCGAATCGCTGTGGGCGATCCTCGACTATCTCAGCCAACGTAATCCCTACGCCGCCGAAGCACTTTATCAAGCCATTGAAGAAGCGACCGAGGCGCTACCTCAGCATCCCTACCTGTATCGCCCAGGTCGCGTTGCGGGTACCCGAGAAGCTGTGTGCACCCCAACTATATTGTGGTTTACCGCTTAG
- a CDS encoding amino acid ABC transporter permease, with amino-acid sequence MSNWEILWSSYDVFLSGFYNTLKLFGLSAALAFLMGSAVVFLLEGSRPRLKVPLRIFIDGMRMLPFLILAYLLYYGLPSAGIRMSAWTAGIIALVIYHGAYFAEILRGCRATFAQGQVEAAIAQGFSQPQMFMRIILPQLILKTRGLLGNQLIILLKDTAFLVIITVRELTAAASSLSSTYFIPMEAFIVVIGFYWLISIGLELFIKMIGRFGAKRGFENA; translated from the coding sequence ATGAGCAACTGGGAAATTCTTTGGTCATCTTACGATGTGTTTTTAAGTGGTTTTTATAACACCTTAAAACTGTTTGGTTTATCCGCCGCGCTGGCGTTTTTAATGGGCAGCGCCGTGGTGTTTTTATTGGAGGGCTCCCGACCACGGTTAAAGGTTCCGCTGCGGATCTTTATCGATGGTATGCGTATGCTGCCATTTTTGATCCTGGCCTACCTTCTGTATTACGGCCTGCCCAGTGCAGGCATCCGCATGAGTGCCTGGACGGCCGGGATTATCGCCCTGGTGATTTACCACGGTGCTTACTTTGCCGAGATCCTGCGTGGCTGCCGCGCCACTTTTGCCCAAGGGCAAGTAGAGGCCGCCATCGCCCAAGGATTTTCTCAGCCTCAAATGTTTATGCGCATTATCTTGCCGCAGCTGATTTTGAAAACTCGCGGCTTATTGGGCAATCAGTTGATTATCCTACTCAAAGACACCGCCTTTCTGGTGATTATCACCGTGCGCGAACTCACTGCGGCAGCAAGCAGTTTGTCGAGCACCTACTTCATTCCCATGGAAGCGTTCATCGTGGTGATCGGCTTCTACTGGCTGATCAGTATTGGTTTAGAACTGTTTATCAAAATGATTGGCCGTTTTGGCGCCAAGCGAGGATTCGAAAATGCCTGA
- the dctP gene encoding TRAP transporter substrate-binding protein DctP yields the protein MFTQHFSPKRLISACLIGSAMMAGNTLAATTINLSYNGAPDPEKNAVHVFAENLKTLVDEKTDGEIQLELYPNSMLGEEEERMEQTMNTPMLNVASFAGVSPLVDEIFVSAIPFLFDDFSAAHTFFDEGEYWQEVSNALQERAGIDMLAVVEEGGFLAFTNNERPISHPDDFEGLRFRAMDPSQVALYEAFGASGTPIPWTETYMALRTGVADGQMNPPMYIILGSLYEVQDYLTLANIQYSDQFLVGNSEMIAGWDDELRSAFMEAVAEANHNAREHNEEQVEARIAYLEEQGMEVIRPSEEELDAFREIGQPAYLEWLGERDIEQRWIDMALEDAGMSELLD from the coding sequence ATGTTTACTCAGCACTTTTCACCCAAACGACTCATCTCGGCTTGCCTGATTGGCTCTGCCATGATGGCAGGGAACACGCTTGCAGCCACCACCATTAATCTGAGTTACAACGGTGCCCCAGATCCCGAAAAGAATGCTGTCCACGTCTTTGCAGAGAACCTTAAAACGTTGGTAGACGAAAAAACTGACGGTGAGATTCAGCTGGAACTCTATCCGAATAGCATGCTGGGTGAAGAAGAGGAGCGCATGGAACAAACCATGAATACGCCAATGCTCAATGTGGCGTCATTTGCGGGTGTCTCTCCTCTTGTTGATGAAATCTTCGTTAGCGCTATTCCGTTTCTGTTCGACGATTTTTCTGCAGCCCACACTTTCTTCGATGAGGGTGAGTATTGGCAGGAAGTCAGCAACGCTCTGCAGGAGCGTGCGGGGATCGATATGCTAGCCGTTGTGGAAGAGGGCGGCTTTTTGGCGTTCACTAATAACGAAAGGCCAATCAGCCATCCTGACGACTTCGAAGGACTCCGCTTCCGCGCCATGGATCCTAGCCAGGTCGCTCTCTATGAGGCCTTCGGCGCCTCCGGCACGCCCATCCCCTGGACAGAAACCTACATGGCACTGCGCACCGGAGTAGCTGACGGCCAAATGAACCCGCCGATGTATATCATCCTAGGCAGCCTTTACGAAGTGCAGGACTATCTGACCCTCGCCAATATCCAGTACTCCGACCAATTCCTGGTAGGCAACAGCGAAATGATCGCGGGTTGGGATGATGAGCTTCGTAGCGCCTTTATGGAGGCCGTCGCCGAAGCCAATCACAATGCCCGTGAGCATAACGAAGAGCAGGTCGAGGCGCGTATTGCCTATCTGGAAGAACAAGGTATGGAAGTGATTCGCCCTTCTGAAGAGGAGCTCGACGCTTTCCGCGAAATCGGCCAGCCTGCTTACCTTGAGTGGCTCGGTGAGCGTGATATCGAGCAACGCTGGATAGATATGGCGTTGGAAGATGCAGGCATGAGCGAACTGCTCGACTAA
- a CDS encoding amino acid ABC transporter ATP-binding protein, whose protein sequence is MPETAAVSIRNLSKSFDGIEVLRDVSLEVQPGEVVSILGSSGSGKSTLLRCINWLEQPDRGDIRIAGDRIGVSDTGKHMSRRELAGMRARLGMVFQSFNLWPHLNVLRNVTEAPIHVQGLSKAEAEERAMALLEKVGMADKREQYPYTLSGGQKQRVAIARALAMQPKVMLFDEPTSALDPELVGEVLGVIKDLSKEGYTMVLVTHEMEFARAVSDQVVFLDKGIIIEKSHPSEFFENPKTDRVRRFLELEAPAV, encoded by the coding sequence ATGCCTGAGACCGCCGCTGTTAGTATTCGTAATCTTTCCAAAAGTTTCGATGGCATTGAGGTGCTTCGGGATGTATCGCTGGAAGTGCAGCCTGGAGAAGTGGTGAGTATTTTGGGCTCATCGGGCTCGGGTAAATCGACCCTGTTACGCTGCATTAACTGGCTCGAACAGCCCGACCGGGGCGACATCCGTATTGCTGGTGATCGCATCGGCGTGAGTGACACAGGAAAACACATGTCGCGCCGTGAGCTGGCAGGCATGCGCGCGCGCTTGGGCATGGTGTTTCAGAGCTTTAACCTCTGGCCCCACCTCAATGTATTGCGGAATGTCACCGAGGCGCCTATTCACGTTCAGGGCCTAAGTAAAGCCGAGGCAGAAGAGCGGGCCATGGCGCTGCTCGAAAAAGTCGGCATGGCCGACAAACGCGAGCAGTACCCTTACACGCTTTCAGGCGGGCAGAAGCAGCGGGTCGCGATTGCCCGGGCGCTGGCCATGCAGCCTAAAGTGATGCTGTTCGATGAGCCCACTTCAGCCCTCGACCCCGAGCTGGTGGGGGAAGTGCTTGGGGTGATCAAAGACCTCTCCAAAGAAGGCTACACCATGGTGCTGGTGACCCACGAAATGGAGTTTGCCCGAGCGGTCTCCGACCAGGTAGTGTTCCTCGATAAAGGCATCATTATCGAAAAATCCCACCCCAGCGAGTTCTTTGAGAACCCTAAAACCGACCGAGTACGGCGTTTTTTGGAACTTGAAGCGCCTGCGGTGTGA
- a CDS encoding M15 family metallopeptidase, translated as MMPLNTLLKALPPIPSHPAPCWEELRRAPIEDNGERLVPMSLAPTPVSVFPAYARLGIPGAVPECFVREGVYRALLAAARSLPDGIGLIVLDGWRPWRVQQYLFDTLHEAIHHHQPDLSEAELLERTREFVSVPSRDPFAPSPHLTGGAVDVTLCDADGLPLDMGTLFDEAIPASHSDYFETLETLTPQQHKARDHRRLLYHTLHQQGFTNLPSEWWHFDYGDQLWAYYGSHDHAVYGPAELDTIENRWRRQLG; from the coding sequence ATGATGCCTTTGAACACACTCTTGAAGGCTTTGCCGCCGATACCCAGCCACCCAGCCCCCTGCTGGGAGGAGTTGCGCCGCGCACCTATTGAAGATAACGGCGAGCGCCTGGTACCGATGAGCCTCGCCCCGACACCGGTCAGCGTGTTCCCCGCCTATGCTCGGCTGGGCATTCCAGGTGCAGTACCGGAGTGTTTTGTACGTGAGGGGGTTTATCGGGCGTTACTCGCTGCGGCTCGCAGTTTACCCGACGGCATCGGTTTAATCGTCCTCGACGGTTGGCGGCCATGGCGGGTGCAGCAGTACTTGTTTGATACCCTGCATGAAGCCATTCACCACCACCAGCCTGACCTCAGCGAAGCGGAGTTACTGGAGCGTACAAGAGAGTTTGTATCGGTGCCCAGCCGCGACCCTTTCGCCCCCAGCCCGCACCTAACCGGCGGTGCCGTCGATGTCACGCTATGTGATGCTGATGGCCTACCGCTGGATATGGGCACCCTGTTTGATGAAGCGATTCCCGCCTCCCATAGCGACTATTTCGAAACGCTGGAAACGCTTACCCCGCAGCAACATAAGGCGCGAGATCACCGCCGCCTGCTGTATCACACCCTGCATCAGCAAGGCTTTACCAACCTGCCCAGCGAGTGGTGGCACTTCGACTATGGCGATCAATTATGGGCCTACTACGGGTCGCATGATCATGCCGTTTACGGCCCGGCAGAGCTGGATACCATTGAGAACCGCTGGCGAAGGCAGTTGGGGTAA
- a CDS encoding stability determinant translates to MSTPLDPIVSEFETQEQADSYQRWFCERVQASLDDPRPSIPHDDVMGEMRELIAKRRDAAS, encoded by the coding sequence ATGAGCACCCCACTGGATCCAATTGTCAGCGAATTTGAAACTCAGGAGCAGGCAGACAGCTACCAACGCTGGTTCTGCGAGCGTGTGCAAGCCAGCTTGGATGATCCAAGGCCTTCAATCCCCCACGATGACGTGATGGGTGAAATGCGTGAATTGATCGCTAAACGTCGCGATGCTGCTAGTTGA
- a CDS encoding YciI family protein, whose translation MKQFALVAYDYTDEGALNRRLACREPHLEGLRTLYRSGNFVSGGVVLNDEGKMIGSNAHFRFATREDLEAWLAQEPYMNERVWEQVDIREVKLFDPSI comes from the coding sequence ATGAAGCAGTTTGCGTTGGTCGCCTACGATTACACCGATGAAGGTGCCTTAAACCGCCGCTTGGCTTGTCGCGAGCCGCACCTGGAGGGGCTCCGTACTCTCTATCGGTCGGGTAATTTCGTCAGTGGAGGGGTAGTGCTGAACGATGAAGGTAAAATGATTGGTTCAAATGCACATTTCAGATTTGCCACTCGAGAAGATTTAGAGGCTTGGCTGGCGCAAGAGCCTTATATGAATGAGCGTGTCTGGGAGCAGGTCGATATACGCGAAGTTAAGCTGTTTGACCCCTCTATCTAG
- a CDS encoding LysR family transcriptional regulator: MLNQRALTYLNEVIRRGSLRRAAAHLNVDASAVSRQLKALEEELDTQLCERHGRGMRATAAGQLLVHHFHAQRASEEAVLSQLMALQSLAKGEVRIAVGEGFIADLIAAPLGTFMSAFDGIKVEIRMAGVNEAMSLLKDREVDIALLYAPPVDPQLFCHVETRQPLDVIVPPSHPLSELDRPVRLHDLKEWPLALMDNPFGMRQMVNMVAHQERIHLEARLHTNSVSVLKNFVRSGIGVTFMPELTVADEIERGEIFTLPMQYPVMNGTRAQIVSLKGQELPVASITCIDHLHKGMRFFSADAPRLLQ, encoded by the coding sequence ATGCTTAACCAGCGTGCATTAACCTACCTCAATGAAGTGATTCGCCGCGGCTCGCTCAGGCGCGCCGCCGCCCACCTCAATGTTGACGCCTCTGCCGTTAGCCGCCAATTAAAAGCGCTCGAAGAAGAGCTGGATACCCAGCTATGTGAGCGGCACGGAAGGGGGATGCGTGCTACTGCAGCGGGCCAGCTCCTGGTGCACCATTTTCATGCCCAGCGAGCATCAGAAGAGGCCGTGCTATCCCAGCTCATGGCCCTTCAGAGCCTAGCGAAAGGGGAAGTTCGCATTGCCGTGGGAGAAGGGTTTATCGCTGACCTGATCGCCGCACCGTTAGGCACTTTTATGTCAGCGTTTGACGGTATCAAAGTTGAAATTCGCATGGCGGGTGTCAATGAAGCGATGTCGTTACTCAAAGATCGCGAAGTGGATATAGCGCTACTTTATGCACCGCCGGTAGACCCGCAGCTTTTTTGCCACGTGGAAACGCGCCAGCCGCTGGATGTCATCGTGCCGCCCAGTCATCCGCTCAGCGAGCTAGATCGCCCTGTGAGATTGCATGACCTCAAGGAGTGGCCTCTTGCGTTAATGGATAACCCTTTCGGTATGCGGCAAATGGTCAATATGGTGGCCCACCAGGAGCGCATTCATCTTGAAGCGCGACTGCATACCAATTCTGTTTCGGTGTTAAAGAATTTCGTGCGCTCAGGCATCGGAGTTACGTTTATGCCTGAACTCACCGTAGCGGATGAAATTGAGCGCGGTGAGATCTTCACACTCCCCATGCAGTACCCGGTGATGAACGGTACGCGGGCACAAATTGTTAGCCTGAAAGGGCAGGAGCTCCCGGTTGCCTCAATCACTTGCATCGACCATTTGCACAAAGGCATGCGCTTTTTCTCCGCCGATGCACCACGACTGTTGCAATAA
- a CDS encoding TRAP transporter small permease, translated as MFNTLRSRLLAISRPVTLTLAGALISLNVAAILYGVFSRYIAGGAPIWTDELSRFLIIATVMLAAGAVWSEGGHMRVGLLEKLLPTPFARLLNVYQWVLTLLIAAGGAWVSYRYALSVSMFTTSGLGISRTVPLLSLPLGFLLLAWHVLLYGPAPLKTVEDSL; from the coding sequence ATGTTTAATACGCTTCGATCCCGTCTTTTAGCGATCAGCCGCCCTGTTACCCTTACGCTTGCGGGCGCGCTGATATCTCTCAATGTTGCGGCCATTCTATATGGTGTGTTTTCCCGCTATATCGCCGGTGGCGCCCCCATCTGGACAGATGAACTGTCGCGTTTCTTAATTATCGCCACGGTGATGCTTGCGGCAGGGGCTGTCTGGTCGGAAGGAGGGCATATGCGCGTTGGGCTGTTGGAGAAACTGCTGCCCACCCCCTTCGCTCGTTTGCTCAATGTGTACCAGTGGGTACTCACTCTGCTGATTGCCGCAGGGGGAGCATGGGTAAGCTACCGCTATGCACTCTCGGTCAGCATGTTTACCACTTCTGGGCTTGGCATTAGCCGCACGGTGCCACTGCTCTCGCTACCCTTGGGCTTTTTACTACTCGCTTGGCACGTGCTTCTTTATGGCCCTGCGCCGCTCAAGACCGTTGAGGACTCTTTATGA
- a CDS encoding TRAP transporter large permease, producing MILTMLAVFLGHVLLGLPLFIALLTTAIVGFLFVDPSMIPRMLPQQFFSGINVFSLMAIPLFIFAGNLMNVSGLTERLMGLARLMVGHLRGGMGHVNVVSSVFFAGVNGSAVADTSALGSLLVPAMEKEGYSRAFAAGLTAGSSLIGPIIPPSIFMILYASLTNTSVGDLFLAGVVPGLLLGVAFMGMNAWYAWCHRLPKSGQLPSLGQLGIAFVAALPALIAPFIIVAGIVLGFVTPTESGALTALYVALCGFVLGGLRVKECWQAIVDTARLTSAIFLIMAASATISWLLSYAQVPAQFVSLLSPYIDNAVVILLLLSAITFITGMFMEEVSALMLLTPIFAPVAMMAGIDPIHLGVIITLNITIALITPPLGACVFVAAAVSRLEIVSLFRTIWPFVLTAIAVLILLIFFPSLTLWLPTQF from the coding sequence ATGATTTTAACTATGCTGGCGGTGTTCCTAGGCCACGTTTTGCTTGGGCTGCCTCTGTTTATCGCGCTGCTGACCACCGCGATAGTAGGCTTTCTGTTTGTCGATCCTTCGATGATTCCGCGTATGTTGCCCCAGCAATTCTTTAGCGGTATCAATGTTTTCTCCCTGATGGCTATTCCGTTATTTATCTTTGCTGGCAACCTGATGAACGTCAGCGGCTTAACCGAACGCTTGATGGGGCTCGCCCGCCTGATGGTAGGGCATTTGCGGGGCGGCATGGGTCATGTCAATGTGGTTTCAAGCGTATTCTTCGCAGGCGTCAACGGCTCAGCGGTGGCGGACACCTCGGCACTTGGGTCGCTGTTAGTGCCTGCCATGGAGAAGGAGGGCTACTCACGGGCCTTTGCCGCTGGATTGACCGCCGGCAGTTCGTTAATCGGCCCGATTATTCCACCCAGTATCTTTATGATCCTTTATGCCTCACTGACCAACACCTCGGTAGGCGATCTATTTCTGGCGGGCGTCGTGCCGGGTCTGCTGCTGGGGGTTGCCTTTATGGGCATGAACGCTTGGTATGCCTGGTGCCACCGGTTACCCAAAAGTGGTCAGTTACCCTCACTCGGCCAACTTGGCATAGCCTTCGTAGCCGCCCTGCCTGCACTTATCGCCCCCTTCATTATCGTTGCGGGCATTGTGCTGGGCTTTGTAACGCCGACCGAGTCGGGCGCGTTGACAGCGCTGTATGTGGCCCTGTGTGGTTTCGTGCTGGGAGGGTTACGTGTTAAAGAGTGCTGGCAAGCCATCGTCGATACGGCGCGCTTAACGTCAGCGATTTTTCTCATTATGGCAGCCTCGGCGACGATTAGCTGGCTGCTCTCTTATGCGCAGGTGCCCGCGCAATTTGTCTCGCTTTTATCCCCTTACATAGACAACGCAGTAGTGATTCTGCTGCTACTGAGTGCCATTACCTTTATAACGGGCATGTTTATGGAAGAGGTGTCGGCGTTGATGCTACTGACGCCTATCTTTGCGCCAGTGGCCATGATGGCGGGTATCGATCCCATTCACCTGGGCGTCATCATCACGCTGAACATTACCATTGCATTGATCACGCCACCCTTGGGCGCCTGTGTGTTTGTGGCTGCCGCGGTCAGTCGACTAGAGATAGTGTCACTGTTCAGAACCATTTGGCCCTTTGTGCTGACGGCGATTGCGGTGCTTATTCTATTAATCTTTTTTCCATCGCTGACGCTATGGCTGCCGACTCAATTTTGA
- a CDS encoding isovaleryl-CoA dehydrogenase, with product MTHYYPLADQLHASTHLVENQPPSLENYNSYTTDRALQEGVRRESGSDDDAPLKTFGQWAGSAEAIALGVEANRYSPQLATHDRQGHRVDLIEFHPAYHRLMQTAIEHGLHASPWRKPQPGAHVNRAARYFLQAQVEAGHGCPITMTFAALPALRHQPSLLVEWGDKVTAPHYDPRNVPYFEKQGLTLGMAMTEKQGGSDVRLNTTRAYPIGQCGPGETYELVGHKWFVSAPMCDAFLVLAQAPGGLSCFLLPRWRPDGSKNPLHIQQLKRKMGNVSNASSETELRGAFAWMVGDEGRGVRTIIEMVAMTRYDCMIGSAAGMRQATAQAIHHASHRHAFGARLSEQPLMQNVLADLAIESEAATSLMLRMARAMDHQDNEHERLLSRIATPVGKYWICKRTPHHAYEAMEVIGGSGVMETHMMARLFRESPINAIWEGSGNVQCLDILRAIEKQPEVLDAYFAELAKAQGADAHLDRFIHQLQRSMQDTQALQYRARQLADSMALALQGALLVQHAPACVADAFCAGRLADRSGLNTGTLPTGLDCAAIIERARPVE from the coding sequence ATGACCCACTACTATCCACTTGCCGATCAACTTCACGCCAGCACGCACTTGGTGGAAAACCAGCCGCCGTCACTGGAGAACTACAACAGCTACACTACTGATCGTGCGCTTCAGGAGGGCGTTAGACGAGAAAGCGGCTCTGACGACGACGCTCCACTCAAGACATTTGGTCAGTGGGCGGGCTCCGCCGAGGCGATTGCCTTAGGGGTTGAAGCCAACCGTTACTCACCCCAGTTAGCGACCCACGACCGGCAAGGCCATCGGGTCGATTTGATCGAGTTTCATCCCGCCTATCATCGGCTTATGCAAACGGCGATAGAGCACGGCTTGCATGCCAGCCCCTGGAGAAAACCTCAGCCCGGAGCGCATGTTAACCGCGCCGCCCGCTATTTTTTACAGGCCCAGGTAGAAGCAGGCCATGGCTGCCCGATTACCATGACCTTTGCCGCCCTGCCCGCGCTTCGCCACCAGCCTAGCTTGCTCGTAGAGTGGGGCGATAAAGTCACCGCGCCACATTATGACCCGCGCAACGTGCCCTATTTCGAGAAACAGGGTCTCACTCTCGGCATGGCGATGACCGAAAAACAGGGCGGCTCCGATGTGCGTTTGAACACCACCCGCGCTTACCCCATTGGCCAGTGCGGGCCCGGCGAAACCTACGAGCTGGTGGGGCATAAGTGGTTTGTCTCTGCCCCCATGTGCGATGCCTTTCTGGTACTCGCCCAAGCGCCCGGCGGCTTGAGCTGTTTTTTGCTGCCACGCTGGCGGCCCGACGGCAGTAAGAACCCGCTTCATATACAGCAGCTAAAACGTAAAATGGGCAACGTATCGAATGCTTCCAGCGAGACCGAGCTGCGGGGCGCCTTTGCCTGGATGGTGGGCGATGAAGGCCGCGGCGTGCGCACCATCATCGAGATGGTCGCCATGACCCGCTACGACTGCATGATTGGCTCAGCTGCCGGAATGCGCCAGGCCACCGCCCAGGCGATTCACCACGCCTCTCATCGGCATGCCTTTGGGGCGCGCTTGAGCGAGCAGCCACTGATGCAAAATGTGCTCGCTGACTTGGCCATTGAGAGCGAAGCCGCCACCAGCTTAATGCTGCGCATGGCCCGGGCTATGGATCACCAGGACAACGAGCATGAGCGCCTGCTTTCGCGAATCGCCACCCCCGTCGGCAAGTACTGGATCTGTAAGCGCACGCCCCACCACGCTTATGAAGCGATGGAGGTAATTGGCGGAAGCGGCGTCATGGAGACCCATATGATGGCGCGCCTGTTCCGCGAATCGCCCATCAACGCCATTTGGGAAGGCAGCGGAAATGTGCAGTGTTTGGATATCCTGCGTGCGATTGAAAAACAGCCCGAAGTGCTCGACGCCTACTTCGCCGAACTTGCCAAAGCGCAAGGCGCTGATGCGCATCTTGACCGCTTTATTCACCAATTACAGCGGTCAATGCAGGATACCCAAGCGCTCCAGTACCGCGCCCGCCAGTTAGCGGACAGCATGGCTCTGGCGCTACAGGGCGCCCTACTGGTGCAGCACGCCCCTGCCTGCGTGGCTGATGCCTTCTGCGCTGGTCGGCTTGCCGACCGCAGTGGCCTCAATACAGGCACGCTACCCACCGGGCTGGATTGCGCGGCGATTATCGAGCGTGCCCGACCGGTGGAATAA
- a CDS encoding HPP family protein yields the protein MKTYLGKMRGQPVKRAWVGWQDAFWSWLGAFTGMAVICWLSSAWLSQQLLIVGSFGATSVLIYAAPESPFAQPSHVLFGSVLSAGIGVACYQLLGATPLSMALAVSLSVLGMQLTHTVHPPGAAAALIAVGGGASVHQLGWWYPLLPIGAGSVVMLVIAILVNNLARHRRYPRYW from the coding sequence ATGAAGACTTATCTTGGCAAGATGCGGGGGCAGCCAGTCAAGCGTGCCTGGGTAGGCTGGCAGGATGCTTTTTGGTCATGGCTCGGGGCCTTTACCGGTATGGCGGTCATTTGCTGGTTAAGCTCGGCGTGGCTGTCACAACAACTGCTGATCGTAGGCTCCTTCGGCGCAACCTCGGTGCTCATCTATGCGGCACCTGAAAGTCCTTTTGCTCAGCCCAGCCATGTACTGTTTGGCAGCGTGCTCTCCGCGGGTATTGGCGTTGCTTGCTATCAACTGCTGGGGGCGACACCGCTCTCAATGGCCCTGGCCGTCTCACTCTCGGTATTGGGTATGCAGCTAACCCACACGGTTCACCCACCGGGCGCCGCGGCGGCGCTGATTGCGGTAGGCGGGGGCGCCAGTGTTCATCAATTAGGGTGGTGGTACCCTCTTTTGCCAATCGGCGCGGGCAGTGTAGTGATGCTGGTCATCGCCATATTGGTCAATAACCTTGCCCGCCACCGCCGCTATCCACGCTACTGGTAA
- a CDS encoding gamma-glutamylcyclotransferase has protein sequence MLDTTALNQQRNFFEGHAAIWLFGYGSLIWKADFAYLERRPAYIHGWERRFWQGSHDHRGTPEAPGRVATLVRAKGSICHGMAYRITPEVLAPLDVREKNGYLREKVALTFVDEKASVAEKSSGTEQSEGLIYLASEDNPAFLGDAPLDEIAQQIANAHGPSGPNRDYLVNLAKALRELGANDAHIFALEQQLSQF, from the coding sequence ATGCTTGATACCACTGCTCTTAACCAGCAAAGAAACTTCTTTGAGGGCCATGCCGCTATTTGGCTATTTGGCTACGGCTCGCTGATTTGGAAGGCGGATTTTGCCTACTTAGAGCGTCGCCCGGCGTATATACACGGCTGGGAGCGGCGATTTTGGCAGGGCTCCCACGACCACCGTGGCACGCCTGAAGCGCCTGGGCGGGTGGCGACGCTGGTTCGCGCCAAGGGTTCGATTTGCCACGGCATGGCCTACCGCATTACCCCGGAAGTGCTCGCCCCGCTGGATGTGCGTGAGAAGAACGGCTATTTGCGGGAAAAAGTAGCGCTGACGTTCGTTGATGAGAAGGCGTCTGTTGCTGAGAAGAGCAGCGGAACCGAACAGAGTGAAGGACTTATTTATCTGGCCAGTGAAGACAATCCAGCCTTTTTGGGCGACGCGCCGCTTGATGAAATCGCTCAGCAAATTGCCAATGCCCATGGCCCCAGCGGCCCCAACCGCGACTACTTGGTCAACCTCGCCAAGGCGCTGCGGGAACTAGGTGCCAACGACGCCCATATCTTTGCCCTGGAACAGCAGCTGAGCCAATTTTAA
- a CDS encoding sirohydrochlorin chelatase: MRAIFLVDNGSLRAQATLNLRHVAASLSELLGETVQAASLLHSNKIPAEEVGGIPATTLGPAAERSAEQGATEIIVLPFFFGPSKALTGYLPERMATLQERFPQVKVRVAQPLVDEFGDNDLRLAHLLADNVRDKLRPGAKPHVALVDHGSPIPEVTAVRNRLAGQLSVLLADDVACVAAASMERREGDEYRFNEPLLENLLALPEFKTGPVILAMLFLSPGRHAGEGGDIAEICAAAEKQHPGLSVTTTQLVGEHQGVVDILHSRFRQAIDDERFLLDIPAIS; encoded by the coding sequence ATGCGCGCGATTTTTCTAGTGGATAACGGCTCGCTACGAGCGCAGGCAACGCTGAATTTACGCCACGTGGCGGCTTCACTCAGCGAGTTGTTAGGCGAAACCGTACAGGCGGCTTCACTGCTGCACTCCAACAAGATCCCAGCAGAAGAGGTAGGTGGCATTCCCGCCACTACCCTTGGTCCCGCCGCTGAACGCAGTGCCGAGCAGGGAGCAACGGAGATTATTGTGCTGCCGTTCTTTTTCGGCCCCAGCAAAGCGCTCACGGGTTACCTGCCTGAACGTATGGCCACGCTGCAAGAGCGTTTTCCCCAAGTTAAAGTGCGTGTAGCCCAGCCCTTGGTGGATGAGTTCGGTGATAACGACCTGCGCTTAGCCCATCTGCTGGCCGATAATGTGCGCGACAAGCTTCGGCCAGGCGCTAAACCCCACGTGGCGCTGGTGGATCACGGTAGCCCGATTCCCGAAGTCACCGCCGTGCGCAACCGCCTGGCGGGACAGCTTAGTGTGCTATTGGCCGATGACGTAGCCTGTGTTGCCGCTGCCTCCATGGAGCGCCGCGAGGGCGATGAGTACCGCTTTAACGAGCCACTGCTGGAAAACTTGCTGGCGCTGCCGGAGTTCAAGACAGGCCCGGTTATCTTGGCGATGCTGTTTCTTTCGCCGGGGCGCCACGCCGGGGAGGGCGGCGATATTGCGGAAATATGCGCCGCCGCTGAAAAACAGCATCCAGGGCTTTCCGTTACCACGACCCAACTGGTGGGGGAGCACCAAGGCGTCGTCGATATTTTACACTCGCGATTTCGCCAAGCGATTGATGATGAACGCTTTCTACTCGATATCCCGGCAATCAGTTGA